The Salvelinus sp. IW2-2015 linkage group LG34, ASM291031v2, whole genome shotgun sequence genome has a window encoding:
- the LOC111958376 gene encoding mannosyl-oligosaccharide glucosidase translates to MGRQRKRVVSGEADPPLTRKDEKPATLQRKEKKKKLDICKIFINISIGLCIFSLTWFCYALYMRSSLAKRVVTLHHSPPVLDANSTSAEVSPERFWGSYRPQVYFGMKTRSPRSVVTGMMWMRQFSEVDVNLRHTCEQGDRLQGYGWLMHDGLSFGVQEIHESDFTLTTEFVKRMGGEHGGDWTWRITAKQHSSAPHAPVISLMFYAAADTQGSLEAHVXXRNRLGSITGFSEELGNFKITFRKPVAGESSSAKYASYNYLQTLSPGLERLTDIVRNSLNRRFXYSPPSGEKRQYIAVDTYKPPHQPKPAXPRKESDFVLHQVTVQMPFQIEVLFESGSFRNRPNQLSAAAMTEELEERKAAFDAKFEKTFGLQAKGLGHAQVKFSKAALSNMLGGMGYFYGQSVVQSVYNEYPLLYPEGALFTAVPSRSFFPRGFLWDEGFHQLLLSKWDPQVTREATAHWLDLVNMEGWIPREQILGDEARSKVPAEFVVQRNENANPPTLFLALQKLVEQLQANPAAESSRPTLPFLRRLYPRLQTWFEWYNTTQTGPLPNSYRWRGRDKDTNLFLNPKTLTSGLDDYPRASHPSAEERHVDLHCWMALASGTMASVARLLGEPHQEYERTHQTLSDNALLDELHWSDQLRSFSDYGNHTQAVSLQQEKVYVPPGQPRHQFPVARLVRSVRRAPKSQFVNALGYISLFPFLLYVLTPDSPKLEHIFRDMRDADKLWTPYGLRSLSRADPLYMKRNTEHDAPYWRGPIWININYLAVRALHHYGNTEGPYQEKAAALYQELRTNIMNNVYRQYPETGYIWEQYNDSTGSGQGSHPFTGWSALTVLIMAEQY, encoded by the exons ATGGGCaggcagaggaagagagtggtgTCCGGCGAGGCTGACCCCCCTCTCACAAGGAAAGACGAGAAACCTGCCACCCTACAACgcaaggagaagaaaaaaaagcttgACATCTGCAAAATCTTCATCAATATCTCCATCGGCCTCTGCATCTTCAGCCTTACCTGGTTCTGCTATGCCCTTTACATGCGTTCCTCGCTGGCCAAACGGGTGGTAACTCTCCACCACTCGCCGCCCGTCCTCGATGCCAACAGCACCAGTGCTGAGGTGTCCCCTGAGAGGTTTTGGGGCTCCTACCGACCCCAGGTCTACTTTGGGATGAAAACTAGGAGCCCCAGATCTGTTGTCACAG GAATGATGTGGATGCGCCAGTTCTCTGAGGTGGATGTGAACCTCAGGCACACATGCGAGCAGGGCGACCGGCTGCAGGGCTACGGCTGGCTGATGCATGATGGCCTCAGCTTTGGTGTGCAGGAGATCCATGAGAGCGACTTTACGCTCACCACGGAGTTCGTCAAGCGGATGGGCGGTGAGCACGGAGGGGACTGGACCTGGAGGATCACAGCCAAGCAGCAT AGTTCGGCTCCGCACGCGCCGGTCATCTCCCTGATGTTCTACGCTGCTGCCGACACCCAGGGTTCCCTGGAGGCCCACGTGGAKYAGAGGAACCGTCTGGGTTCCATCACTGGGTTCTCAGAGGAGCTGGGGAACTTCAAGATCACCTTCCGCAAGCCTGTTGCTGGGGAGTCCTCCAGTGCCAAATATGCCAG CTACAACTACCTCCAGACCTTGTCGCCAGGCTTGGAGAGGCTGACGGACATCGTGAGGAACAGCTTGAACCGCAGATTCSTCTACAGCCCCCCCTCTGGCGAGAAGAGGCAGTACATCGCGGTGGATACCTACAAGCCCCCGCACCAGCCGAAACCAGCCYACCCCAGAAAGGAGAGCGACTTTGTCCTGCACCAGGTCACCGTCCAGATGCCCTTCCAGATTGAGGTCCTGTTTGAGTCCGGTAGCTTCCGCAACCGTCCCAACCAGCTGTCAGCAGCGGCCATGacggaggagctggaggagagaaaGGCGGCGTTCGACGCCAAGTTCGAGAAGACGTTCGGTCTCCAGGCCAAAGGCTTGGGCCATGCCCAGGTGAAGTTCAGCAAGGCGGCGCTGAGCAACATGCTGGGTGGGATGGGTTACTTCTACGGCCAGTCGGTGGTCCAGTCGGTGTACAACGAGTACCCGCTGCTCTACCCRGAGGGTGCCCTGTTCACCGCTGTGCCCTCACGCTCCTTTTTCCCCCGAGGGTTCCTGTGGGACGAAGGCTTCCACCAGCTGCTGCTCAGCAAGTGGGACCCCCAGGTGACGCGGGAGGCCACGGCCCACTGGTTGGACCTGGTCAATATGGAGGGATGGATTCCCCGGGAGCAGATCCTGGGCGATGAGGCACGCAGCAAGGTCCCTGCCGAGTTTGTGGTGCAGCGCAATGAAAACGCCAACCCGCCCACCCTCTTCTTGGCCCTGCAGAAGCTGGTGGAGCAGCTCCAGGCCAATCCGGCTGCAGAGTCCTCACGGCCCACCCTGCCCTTCCTCCGCAGGCTCTACCCCCGGCTCCAGACATGGTTTGAGTGGTACAACACCACCCAGACAGGCCCGCTGCCCAACTCCTACCGCTGGCGGGGCCGCGACAAGGACACCAACCTCTTTCTCAATCCCAAGACGCTGACGTCCGGCCTGGATGACTATCCGCGGGCCTCGCACCCGTCAGCCGAGGAGCGCCATGTGGACCTGCACTGCTGGATGGCCCTGGCGTCGGGCACCATGGCCAGCGTGGCCCGGCTGCTGGGAGAGCCCCACCAGGAGTACGAGCGCACCCACCAGACGCTCAGCGACAACGCACTGCTGGACGAGCTGCACTGGTCAGACCAGCTTCGCTCCTTCAGCGACTATGGAAACCACACGCAGGCGGTGTCGCTGCAGCAGGAGAAGGTGTACGTCCCCCCGGGGCAGCCGAGGCACCAGTTTCCCGTGGCGCGCCTGGTGCGCTCGGTGCGCCGGGCCCCCAAGTCGCAGTTCGTCAATGCTTTGGGCTACATCAGCCTATTCCCCTTCCTGCTATACGTCCTGACGCCCGACTCACCCAAGCTTGAGCACATCTTCAGAGACATGAGGGACGCGGACAAGCTGTGGACGCCCTACGGCCTTCGCTCTCTTTCCAGGGCCGACCCGCTCTACATGAAGCGCAACACTGAGCATGACGCCCCCTACTGGCGGGGCCCCATATGGATCAACATCAACTATCTGGCCGTCAGGGCCCTGCACCACTATGGCAACACTGAGGGGCCATATCAGGAGAAGGCAGCCGCCCTCTACCAGGAACTCAGAACTAATATCATgaacaatgtttacagacagt atccaGAGACTGGGTATATATGGGAACAGTACAATGACAGCACGGGCAGTGGGCAAGGGAGCCACCCCTTCACCGGCTGGTCGGCACTAACTGTTTTGATAATGGCTGAGCAGTATTGA